One segment of Fervidobacterium gondwanense DSM 13020 DNA contains the following:
- a CDS encoding HD domain-containing protein codes for MDAISEKQNLKHILYLASLFHDIGKFRQRGKMSDALKNGIKDEYKFHISENKSGLAHQYVGAYVYSKSKLPYRDTVSAIISRHHEQLSNLNSEPDVLVKIVSLADKLSASEREDYTAQPDAKIKFMRSIISSVSLNNVEKVKFYKKVSKFSEALEPVEQAAAEQISVEDVYEKLWS; via the coding sequence ATGGATGCTATAAGTGAAAAACAAAACCTGAAGCATATTTTGTATTTAGCATCTCTGTTCCATGATATAGGGAAATTTAGGCAACGTGGAAAAATGAGTGACGCGTTGAAAAATGGTATCAAAGATGAGTACAAATTCCACATTAGTGAGAACAAATCAGGATTGGCTCATCAGTACGTTGGAGCATATGTTTACTCTAAGTCAAAGCTTCCCTACAGAGATACTGTCTCTGCAATCATTTCAAGACACCACGAACAGTTATCGAATCTAAACTCAGAACCAGACGTCCTTGTAAAGATAGTAAGTCTTGCGGATAAACTTTCTGCATCAGAAAGAGAAGACTATACCGCACAACCTGATGCTAAAATCAAATTTATGAGATCCATAATTTCCTCCGTCTCTTTAAATAATGTCGAGAAAGTGAAATTCTACAAAAAAGTATCGAAATTTTCCGAAGCATTAGAACCTGTTGAGCAAGCCGCAGCAGAGCAAATATCCGTAGAAGATGTGTACGAAAAGCTTTGGAGCTAA
- the pglZ gene encoding BREX-4 system phosphatase PglZ, translating into MSIYGAKWTEGATVEFASYTDVCKQIINETDRETLSHRRFPLRFIFSNSAEDIRNIINSVHCELGARVLNISEVLNNDEQWPTRDEICRLIKNTETDTVLIALSEYLRFLNDTDFSSFLYAISSIEKPNVRVFIPMLGLWERFYALFWKEFYRAKEWAPVWRISSAPNKHTKIYCLQFNTDNLDSKLEGSLPGCKLVKSVSEWFSTYLQTEVEKIIIVSKVLNMLSKNASSDNAVDFRLLQDQKQLLEEVYGLEVPIDYNENEKRYWTQLFHLISQQRRDFSNSFLKIVEYHFNVHDMSSLSLGKIVRLIEQASDFDIWLLAKTLPKVNKSNEYLNICLSSLDSFKQEKLISKLWFKIFSFKSEHLSQKTCDERRDILREITRAMSDPEELIPDLEKELSTLLNKLDKREVIKYLTGLTSYERELIIKLLLEVDSKDGIRDELMKLYPELKYYIDWESIKLSIDAPEWIIRYFTLYNFSKLQNKKHEEIDTILNKFNHNKESFSEWYIHLNLVLKLIEDKGREMSSGTLRYIWIDGLGAEWLPLIANLVEKSGKATITFKALARVSLPSTTKCNRYEYEKIADLDNFVHSQSSYKHPECLVKEIEIIEKIVDKILRYPEERIIVVSDHGFSFLCTKEHGSYKAFNFDAEHEGRVMFMEEGNDYIGDEYYMVWNIMDGTCKDIYKKALIALKHLSLNNKVPYREVHGGATPEEVIVPFLIIEKKKESDHGSIKKFEVKFDSTELSLRNPILRFKIIPKPDKVVAKIQGKELNVEASSSPNEFTIRLTSYSTGKYVLNLYIDEGVYEQEISIYGGFKERELF; encoded by the coding sequence ATGAGCATTTACGGAGCTAAATGGACTGAAGGAGCTACAGTCGAGTTCGCTTCATACACCGATGTATGTAAACAAATAATCAATGAAACAGATAGGGAAACTTTGTCACACAGGCGATTCCCGTTAAGATTTATCTTTTCAAATTCTGCAGAGGACATAAGAAACATCATAAATTCTGTACATTGCGAGCTCGGAGCCCGTGTTTTGAACATTTCCGAAGTCCTAAATAATGACGAACAATGGCCAACAAGAGATGAAATCTGTCGTCTCATAAAGAACACAGAGACAGATACTGTTCTTATAGCATTGTCAGAATATCTAAGATTTCTTAATGATACTGACTTTTCATCCTTTTTGTACGCAATATCTAGTATAGAAAAGCCAAATGTCAGAGTTTTTATCCCAATGTTAGGTTTATGGGAAAGATTCTATGCACTGTTTTGGAAAGAATTCTACAGGGCGAAAGAATGGGCTCCCGTTTGGAGGATCAGTAGTGCGCCAAACAAGCATACAAAGATATACTGCTTACAATTTAACACTGATAACTTAGACAGCAAATTAGAAGGAAGTCTGCCCGGTTGCAAGTTGGTAAAATCAGTATCTGAATGGTTTAGTACATATCTTCAAACAGAAGTTGAGAAAATTATCATAGTCTCAAAGGTACTAAACATGCTTTCTAAAAACGCATCTTCGGATAATGCGGTTGACTTTAGATTGCTTCAAGACCAAAAACAGCTTTTAGAAGAGGTTTATGGATTGGAGGTTCCTATAGATTACAACGAGAACGAGAAAAGGTACTGGACACAGTTATTTCACCTAATAAGTCAACAACGTCGTGACTTCTCTAATAGTTTTCTGAAAATTGTGGAATACCATTTTAACGTGCATGACATGAGCTCATTGAGTCTAGGAAAAATTGTAAGGTTAATAGAACAGGCGAGTGATTTTGACATTTGGTTGTTAGCAAAGACCTTGCCTAAGGTTAATAAATCTAATGAGTATCTCAATATTTGCCTTTCTTCGCTCGATAGCTTCAAACAAGAGAAACTAATATCGAAATTATGGTTTAAGATATTCTCATTCAAAAGCGAACACCTAAGTCAGAAGACCTGTGATGAACGAAGAGACATTCTAAGAGAGATTACGCGAGCTATGTCAGACCCTGAGGAACTAATTCCAGATCTGGAAAAGGAATTGAGTACTTTATTGAACAAATTAGATAAGCGGGAAGTTATAAAATATCTCACAGGACTGACGAGTTATGAACGAGAACTTATAATTAAACTACTATTAGAGGTTGATAGTAAAGACGGAATTCGAGATGAACTAATGAAGTTATACCCAGAATTAAAGTACTACATAGACTGGGAAAGCATTAAGTTGAGTATCGATGCTCCAGAATGGATAATAAGGTATTTCACTTTGTACAACTTCTCAAAACTTCAAAACAAGAAACACGAAGAAATTGATACGATACTAAATAAGTTTAACCACAATAAGGAGAGTTTCTCGGAATGGTATATTCATTTAAACCTTGTTCTAAAGTTAATTGAGGACAAGGGAAGAGAAATGTCTTCTGGCACTCTCAGATACATTTGGATAGATGGTTTAGGTGCGGAGTGGCTGCCACTAATAGCTAACCTTGTTGAAAAATCGGGGAAAGCAACTATTACCTTTAAGGCTCTCGCACGCGTTTCTCTTCCAAGTACAACAAAATGTAATAGGTACGAGTACGAAAAAATAGCTGATTTAGATAATTTTGTACATTCTCAATCATCTTACAAACATCCAGAATGCCTAGTTAAAGAAATAGAGATTATAGAAAAAATTGTTGACAAAATTCTTAGATATCCTGAAGAAAGAATCATCGTTGTTTCTGATCACGGCTTTAGCTTTCTTTGCACAAAAGAACATGGAAGCTACAAAGCATTCAATTTCGATGCTGAACACGAAGGAAGGGTTATGTTCATGGAGGAAGGCAATGATTACATCGGTGATGAATACTACATGGTTTGGAACATAATGGATGGAACGTGCAAGGATATCTACAAGAAGGCTCTGATCGCTTTGAAACACTTATCATTGAACAACAAAGTTCCGTATAGAGAAGTTCATGGCGGTGCAACACCCGAAGAGGTTATTGTCCCATTCCTAATTATAGAAAAGAAAAAAGAGTCTGACCATGGTTCCATCAAGAAATTTGAAGTAAAGTTTGATAGTACAGAATTATCTTTAAGGAATCCGATCCTGAGGTTTAAAATCATTCCAAAACCTGACAAGGTGGTTGCTAAGATTCAAGGGAAAGAACTTAATGTGGAGGCAAGTTCATCACCGAACGAGTTTACAATTAGATTAACCAGTTATTCAACGGGAAAGTACGTACTTAACCTATACATTGACGAAGGAGTGTACGAACAAGAGATTAGCATCTACGGAGGCTTTAAGGAAAGGGAATTGTTCTAA
- the cas6 gene encoding CRISPR-associated endoribonuclease Cas6, protein MFYSLLLNVKAENDGIIEYYPGRKIHGWFFSVLRSADERISNVMHSNISDKSFTVSSFLGKNVSRPLEVKQGEVYSIRITLLEDSLFELFSNKVFESTLKDQNARFGNVTFKVLNLSVGQSNKWSGFTTEEELFNKDNTQAVVKLKFYTPTLFRIGDLHLREPDPEKVYTSLIRKFNKYSKVKLDENLVGKFKDIKILEKDTILKRVNFGEFYLQGFVGTVTFEVPYEDKLVEAVNVLSNFAFYSGVGYKSTMGLGQCKREEL, encoded by the coding sequence GTGTTTTACAGTCTTCTGCTCAACGTAAAAGCTGAGAATGATGGTATTATTGAGTATTATCCTGGCCGCAAGATTCATGGTTGGTTCTTTTCTGTGTTAAGATCTGCAGATGAACGAATTTCGAATGTCATGCATTCTAATATAAGTGATAAATCTTTCACTGTTTCTTCCTTCCTGGGCAAGAACGTAAGTAGACCTTTAGAAGTTAAACAAGGTGAAGTCTACTCGATTAGGATAACCCTCCTTGAAGATAGCCTTTTCGAGCTTTTCAGCAACAAGGTGTTTGAGTCCACACTGAAAGACCAGAATGCTCGATTTGGGAATGTAACTTTTAAGGTGCTCAATTTATCCGTGGGACAGTCTAACAAGTGGTCTGGATTTACAACAGAAGAAGAACTTTTCAATAAGGATAATACGCAAGCTGTTGTCAAACTAAAGTTTTATACACCCACTCTTTTTCGCATCGGGGATTTGCATTTGAGAGAGCCCGACCCTGAGAAGGTCTACACAAGCCTTATTAGAAAATTCAACAAATACAGCAAGGTAAAACTCGATGAGAACTTGGTGGGGAAATTTAAGGATATAAAGATTTTGGAAAAAGACACAATTCTAAAAAGAGTAAATTTTGGTGAATTCTACTTGCAAGGTTTCGTTGGAACTGTTACGTTCGAAGTGCCGTATGAAGATAAGCTTGTAGAAGCAGTGAACGTGCTTTCCAACTTTGCGTTCTACTCAGGTGTTGGTTACAAGTCGACAATGGGATTAGGGCAGTGCAAAAGGGAGGAACTCTGA
- the brxL gene encoding BREX system Lon protease-like protein BrxL codes for MDTNLNELDEKIRSVFPYESVMKQPGLQQVFSGYNLPSFVKDWLLQKHTEIDGSIDTDSLKDFLTKHIAYKGSKIKGQLINDGSQVTLLARIIVEPDVKSGILRFSIPDIDIKSNEARIPPHIAREHSSELSGGETWGVVTLVYVPPDGRTPGAIELADYKPFKPYEVDLDYFRERRKEFTLEEWIDLLIRSMEYNPRGFRSLSQKLLFISRLLVFVEPNLNMMELAPKGTGKSYTYSNLTKYGWIISGGTVTRAKLFYDISKQMPGILTQYDFVAMDEVETIRFSDESELLGALKNYLESGRFTVGNYNGVSSAGMVLLGNIPLSHDKTPLSSDYLATLPPFFKNSALLDRFHGFIEGWKLPRMREDMKVRGHALNVEYFSEILHEMRTVPDFADICKRLLRIPENSDTRDTKAIVKLSTAYLKLLFSHVRDITDISKEEFQMYCLTPAKEMRQIIKRQLAMIDREFSEELPNIEVVRQ; via the coding sequence GTGGACACTAACTTAAACGAACTTGACGAAAAGATACGTAGCGTTTTTCCCTATGAGTCTGTGATGAAACAACCGGGCCTTCAACAGGTATTCTCTGGCTATAACCTCCCATCCTTTGTAAAGGACTGGCTTCTCCAAAAACATACAGAAATTGATGGAAGTATCGATACGGACAGTTTAAAAGACTTTCTGACGAAGCATATTGCTTACAAAGGAAGTAAAATTAAAGGTCAGTTGATTAACGATGGCTCACAAGTAACATTGTTGGCAAGAATTATAGTAGAGCCTGATGTAAAGAGTGGAATATTGAGGTTTTCCATACCAGATATCGACATAAAATCAAACGAGGCAAGAATCCCTCCACACATTGCTCGCGAACATAGCAGTGAATTATCAGGAGGAGAAACGTGGGGCGTTGTAACTCTTGTATACGTGCCTCCAGATGGAAGAACTCCTGGAGCAATTGAATTAGCTGATTATAAGCCGTTCAAACCATATGAGGTTGATTTAGATTATTTCCGTGAAAGGAGAAAGGAGTTTACCTTAGAAGAATGGATAGATCTGCTAATACGTTCCATGGAATATAATCCTAGAGGATTCAGGTCTTTAAGCCAAAAACTTCTATTTATCTCAAGATTGTTAGTCTTTGTGGAACCCAATCTGAATATGATGGAGCTTGCACCAAAAGGAACTGGTAAATCATATACATATAGCAATCTTACCAAGTACGGTTGGATAATAAGCGGTGGAACTGTGACACGAGCCAAATTATTCTATGACATTTCTAAACAAATGCCCGGTATCTTGACGCAATACGATTTTGTTGCGATGGATGAGGTTGAGACTATCAGATTCTCTGACGAAAGTGAACTTTTGGGTGCTTTGAAGAATTATCTGGAATCTGGACGATTTACAGTGGGGAACTACAACGGAGTTTCATCCGCTGGAATGGTACTACTGGGTAACATACCATTATCTCACGATAAAACACCTTTGAGCAGCGACTATCTTGCAACCCTACCTCCATTTTTTAAGAATTCGGCATTGTTAGACAGATTTCATGGTTTTATCGAAGGTTGGAAACTACCAAGAATGCGTGAAGATATGAAAGTTCGCGGACATGCCTTAAATGTCGAATACTTTTCTGAAATCCTGCACGAAATGAGAACAGTTCCTGATTTTGCCGATATATGTAAACGTTTACTTAGGATTCCAGAGAACTCGGATACTCGTGATACAAAAGCAATCGTCAAGCTGAGCACGGCATATTTGAAATTGTTGTTTTCCCACGTGAGAGACATAACTGACATAAGCAAGGAGGAATTTCAGATGTACTGCCTAACCCCTGCGAAAGAGATGCGGCAAATAATCAAGCGGCAATTAGCAATGATTGATAGAGAGTTTAGTGAGGAACTACCCAATATAGAGGTCGTTCGTCAATGA